AGAACCCGTCGAATCTAGCGACTCTCACGAAGCCGTTGCTCCGCGCGTTCTTTCGCTTTCTATCGCAGGCAAGTCTGCCGAATTTGATGCAGAACGCAAAACGTTCCATGTGGACGATTTGGATTTCCGTACAGATCTCACAGCGCTTGAACTTTCTGAAATGGAACTTCCAGAAGGCGCTACTGCAAATGTCGAAGTGGGCGAGTCTTACGACTTTGGCGCGGGCGTTCAAGTGACTGTCACGAATGCAAACGACGAATCTGAAACGTACACTATCAAGGCGGGCTATCAGCTGCCGGGATCAAATTTCAATTCCTGGAAAGGTAACAATGTCACGCCAGATTCCATCTGGGGCAATGCCAATACCATTTTAACGACGACAGAAAAAATCACGTCTGGCTCCATGATCGGTGCTCAAATCCAAACGAGTTCTGCTCTTACCAAAATGGCTAGCGGTAGCCTTTACACGGCTGACTTTAACCCCAAGGGTGTTGGGACGCTTTCGATGGCGAGTTCTTCGACATGGCCCGATGGCAATGAACTCCTGGATTTCGGCAAGCCTTTTAACGCCCGCCCGGAATTTATGGAAGTCAAGTTCAGCTACGATAGCAAGGGCGATAGCTGCGACATTTACATCCTTCTTGAAAATCGCACCGGCGACAAGAACGTCAATCGCAAATCAAGTGACGTGAACAAGCTGGTCGCTTCCGCTTGGTTCCGCTCCGCAAAGGCGGATAATTCCGGCCGCGAAAATCCTGATGTCGTTAGCGTCTCGGAACCGGACGAAAACAAGATGCGTACGCTCCGTCTCAAGCTCCAGTACGGCGAGCCGCTCGCAGGCTCACCGATTGAAAATTCTTCGACGTTCAACACGAAACTTGAATCCTCGAACAAGTCCGCCATCAATAACGGCTTGGTGCAGGGGACAGGTGATGAGCCCGTGACTCATATTCGCGTCGTTTTTGCTTCGAGTGCCGATGGAAACCATTATAAGGGTACAAAGGGGGCGATACTCGTTATTGACGAAATGAAACTTATTTATTAGTCCATATATTATATAATACTCACAAGGGTTCCCAAACTTTCGGCTTTTAACTAACTTTTAATTAAGGTTAGAAAATGATACGAAAGTTATATCTCCCTCTTCTTATTGCACTGTTCTCGCTCGCGCTCACATCGTGCCAAAGCGAGAAACAGACCGTCATCCCTAACAGGGTTCATTCCATCAGCGATCTCGGCCACAAAAAAGTGGGCGTGCAGATTGGCAACACCGCCGATATCTACGCATCGGACTTTGGTGGCGACACGGCTAAAATCGATGTCGAACGCTACACGAAGCTTGCCGATGCCGTGCAGGCACTGTTGCAGGGGAAGATTGACGCGGTCATGAGTGACGACCAGCCCGCCAAGGCTTTCGTGCTCCAGAATCCGTCGCTTCGCATTCTCGAAGAAGTCTTCGTCGAAGAAATGTATGCAGGCGTTGTCGCGAAGGGCAACGAAGCGCTTTTGGATTCAGTGAACCAGGCGCTTGAAGCGATGAAGAAGGATGGCGTTTACGATTCCCTCTTCAATACGTACATTTACCGTTCGGGCAATTACCACTACCAGAAAAAAGTGACCGAAGGCCCGAAGCTCGTTGTTTCGACCAACGCTCAGTTCCCGCCGTACGAATACTACGAGAACACAAAGATTGTCGGTCTCGATATCGAAATCGTGAATTACATTGCCGACTACCTCAACCGTACCGTTGAAATTCAGGACATTGAATTTGACGCGATTATCAATGCGGTTGCATCGGGCAAGGCTGATGTCGGTTTCTCGGGATTCACCGTTACCGAAGAACGCAAAAAGTCCATCAACTTTACGACTCCGTACACGCTCTCGAAAGTCGTCGTGATTGTTCGCGGTGACCAAGCTGTCGAAAGCGAAGAAAGTTTTGGCGATCATGTCTACAAGAATTTCGTGAAGGATTCCCGCTGGAAGTTCATTGTCGAAGGTCTCCGCAACACGCTTGTGATTTCGTTCTTTGCGGCTCTCCTCGGTATCATGATTGGCTTTGTGATTGCGCAGATTCGTACGAGCAACGAATTCAACGGCCGTTTCAAGGTGCTGAACTGGTTTGCTAAGGCTTACCTTGCCGTGATTCGCGGTACACCGATGATGATCCAGCTCCTCATCATTTACTACATCGTCTTCTCGTCGGTGAACATCAACAAGATTCTCGTCGCGATTGTTGCTTTTGGCATCAACTCGGGCGCCTACGTTTCTGAAATCATCCGCAGCGGTATCAAGGGCGTAGACCCGGGACAGATTGAAGCGGGCCGTAGTCTTGGCCTCAAGTTTCGCACAGTCCTTTATTACATCGTTTACCCGCAGGCGTTCAAGAACTCGCTTCCTGCTCTCACGAACGAGTTTATCTCGCTCATCAAGGAAACATCCATTTGCGGTTACATCGGCCTTACCGACCTTACTCGCGGTGGCGATATCATCCGCAGTATGACTTACGAAGCCATGCTCCCGCTCCTTGCTGTGGCAGCTATTTACTTTATCATTGTCGCCGGGCTTTCGGCTTGTGTTGCAAAACTTGAAAAGAGGTTGAAGAAAAATGAACGCTAATGCAGAAACTTTAATCCAGGTCAAGAACCTTTGCAAATCTTACGGTGACAAGCAAATCCTCAAGGGTATTTCGCTTGATATCCATCGCGGTGACGTGATTGCTATTATCGGCCCGTCTGGTTGTGGTAAGTCGACGTTCTTGCGCCAGCTGAATTTGCTGGAGCACCCGACGAGCGGCGATATCCTTTTGGATGGCAAGAGCATTTTGGCGAAGGATGTTTCGAAGCCTTCGATTCGCGAGCGCGTTGGCATGGTTTTCCAGCAGTTCAACCTGTTCAAGAACATGACCGCACTCAAGAACATCATGTTTGCGCCAGTGAAACTCGGGCGTTTGTCCAAGGCAGATGCCGAAACGCGTGCTCGTGAACTCTTGAAGCGCGTGGGTCTCTTGGACCGTGCAGACCATTATCCGGCACAGCTTTCGGGCGGTCAGCAGCAGCGTATCGCAATAGCCCGTGCTATGGCAATGCAGCCCGAAGCCATCCTCTTTGATGAACCGACGAGTGCTTTGGACCCGGAAATGGTGGGCGAGGTGCTCAAGATTATGAAGGACCTTGCAAAGTCCGGCATGACGATGATCGTTGTAACGCACGAAATGAGCTTTGCCCGTGAAGTGGCAAACCGTGTGCTCTTCTTTGCCGACGGTTACGTTAAGGAAGACGGATCCCCTGAAGAAGTCTTCGACAACCCGAAGGACACCCGCCTCAAGGAATTCTTGTCCGCACTCAAGAAGTAGACTGTCGCGGCACTCCCGCATTAAGTTGTCATCCCGGACTCCGTTCCGGGATCACCATTATTTGTCATCCCCGCCTTATTTCTTCGTCATCCTGACGCTGAAGGCGGAAGACAACTCAAAAGGCGAGTGTTGCGACCATGCTTGCATGGGCATAACCGAGCCAAAGAGTTGGGGCGTAGCCCCATCCAGTTAAGTTTTAATGACGATAAAAACTAGAAACCCCGGTTTTAAAACCGGGGTCTCTTTAAACGCGTGCATCTTGTCGGCATTTAGCCGGCGTTCAGCGCTTAGTTATAGCTATTCTTAGCTTCGGACTGAGCCTTGAAAATCTTGTCGTATTCGTCCTTCGAGATTCTCATGTAACCCGTCACGATCTTGCCAGATTCGTCTTCGCCGAATTCATAGTAGGCGGAGTCGCCCTTGACGCGCATCAAAATGTCCATGTTGAGCGAATTCTTGCCACGGAGAGCGTTGTTCTCGTATTTGGCCGTGAGGTCGCCGTTCACGTTTCTGATGGTGTAATCGACGTTGTTTTCGGTAAGAACTTCGAAAATCATGTCGGCTTCGCCTTTCCAGTAACCCGTATAGTTGGGCTTTTCATTGTTGCAGCCGAAGAACGTAAACGAAGAAATTAAAAGTGCGGAGAGTATAAGTTTCGTTTTCATGCTCTTAAATTAGATAATTTTTTCCGGTTGGGTTAGCGAATCTATGTAATGTTGTTTTAACGGTGAGTTATTTACAACACCTGAAACCGACACTCGGGTACTGGTTCTGCGGGTAGAAGCTGAATTTGCTTACGGAACAGCTACTTTCGTTGTTCGTGTTCCATGCGCCACCTGCGACCAGGAACTTGTCCGGGTGCTGCTTGCTTGTTGAGGCTGTCCATTCCCAGAGGTTTCCGTTCATGTCGTACATGCCATACCAGCTGCGGCATTGCGTCTTGCGACCGCTTCTCTTGGCTGCCTTTGTGTTGGTATTGCACTTGCTCTGCTTGTAACCATTACCGTAAGAGAACTTGAAACCGTCCTTGCCACGGCAGGCGGCTTGCCATTCTTCGATTGTGCAGAGGTGTTTGCCTTCGTTCTTGCAAATGCGTGCGGCTTCTTCCTGGCTTACCATGTCCTTCGGTGTAGCGTCCGGCTGGTTCGGGTATTCATAGGCGTCTACGCAGACGGTCTTTCCGCCAACCGGGACGGGGTAGGCGTTCTTGCCGCAAATGTTATCGCTTGCCATGTCGTACTTGGCTTCTTCCCAAGCGGAGCGGTTACCGACGGAGTCGGTAGCGTAGAAGAACACGGAACCGGTCTTGTTGTATTCTATGCCCTTGCTTGCGTCTTGCGGATTGAGCGTATCGCCGATGGAAACAAACGTCTTGCATTTGATTTCGTCGCACTTGACCTTGAGCTTGATCGGGTCGTAGTAGCGGCCTGCAGGAGGCGTGATTTCGGCTGTGGGCGGGACCTTGTCCGAGTTGCGGAGGCTATCGGCGAAGCGAGCCTTGTTCAGGGAATCCTGGCGGTCTCTCTCGATACGTGCGAGCGAGTCGTTAACGCGGGCGAGACTATCCCTGCGGAACTTGCGATAGGCACGGATGCTGTCCTTGTTGACTGCCGGGACTTTGGGCAAATTGGCGAGCGAATCTGCCGTGCGGATGGAGTCCGCGATGCGCAAACTGTCTGCGATTCTAGCTTCTTCGAGAGCCTTCAAGCTGTCGGCCTTGGCCTGTTCGGCGCGGAGGCTATCAAGAATCTGCTGTTGGCGGAGTGCGAGTTCCGAGAGTTTCTGTTCTTCAAGCGCTTGCTGCTTGACCTTGTTGAGCTGGCACTGCACTACAAAAAGGCAGATGAGCAAAAGGAACATCAAAATCAAGATGACGAGATTGCGTTTCCCGTTTTTCTTCTTCTGGTTGCCCTGCGCATTTTGTGCGTTCTTCGTAGAATTCTTTTCGTTGTTTGCCATAAGTTACACCTTGTTTTCGACTGCTTCGTTTTCACCTTCGGCTTGATCTTCTTCAATAACTTCGTTGAAGAGGTCGTGCCAGTGGCGGAAAATTTCTGCTTTAAGTTCT
The DNA window shown above is from Fibrobacter sp. UWB16 and carries:
- a CDS encoding amino acid ABC transporter ATP-binding protein — encoded protein: MNANAETLIQVKNLCKSYGDKQILKGISLDIHRGDVIAIIGPSGCGKSTFLRQLNLLEHPTSGDILLDGKSILAKDVSKPSIRERVGMVFQQFNLFKNMTALKNIMFAPVKLGRLSKADAETRARELLKRVGLLDRADHYPAQLSGGQQQRIAIARAMAMQPEAILFDEPTSALDPEMVGEVLKIMKDLAKSGMTMIVVTHEMSFAREVANRVLFFADGYVKEDGSPEEVFDNPKDTRLKEFLSALKK
- a CDS encoding ABC transporter permease subunit (The N-terminal region of this protein, as described by TIGR01726, is a three transmembrane segment that identifies a subfamily of ABC transporter permease subunits, which specificities that include histidine, arginine, glutamine, glutamate, L-cystine (sic), the opines (in Agrobacterium) octopine and nopaline, etc.); this translates as MIRKLYLPLLIALFSLALTSCQSEKQTVIPNRVHSISDLGHKKVGVQIGNTADIYASDFGGDTAKIDVERYTKLADAVQALLQGKIDAVMSDDQPAKAFVLQNPSLRILEEVFVEEMYAGVVAKGNEALLDSVNQALEAMKKDGVYDSLFNTYIYRSGNYHYQKKVTEGPKLVVSTNAQFPPYEYYENTKIVGLDIEIVNYIADYLNRTVEIQDIEFDAIINAVASGKADVGFSGFTVTEERKKSINFTTPYTLSKVVVIVRGDQAVESEESFGDHVYKNFVKDSRWKFIVEGLRNTLVISFFAALLGIMIGFVIAQIRTSNEFNGRFKVLNWFAKAYLAVIRGTPMMIQLLIIYYIVFSSVNINKILVAIVAFGINSGAYVSEIIRSGIKGVDPGQIEAGRSLGLKFRTVLYYIVYPQAFKNSLPALTNEFISLIKETSICGYIGLTDLTRGGDIIRSMTYEAMLPLLAVAAIYFIIVAGLSACVAKLEKRLKKNER
- a CDS encoding PCMD domain-containing protein, which encodes MLLENFNRTKNGYCASAALSLLGLVAIVLLNGCSADYDTFGASDYRNLEEISFAEQDGSSAVYSAEHRMEFDFVAPPESLDTWDSVTVENIDMSHFASLYLVDGKIEEFPTDSLALDSLTKKVSRSKKAVRVGDKIQVPSDHIVYVVVVSESGKKSIWQLVLNVPELEPVSSSSSAKSAKSSSSAKSSASSSASSSSTKSATSSSVSSSSTKKSSSSNSDESPDSSDSRESSDSQNSSSSTKKSSSSNSDESRESSDESRESSDSRESSDSQNSSSSDAEEPVESSDSHEAVAPRVLSLSIAGKSAEFDAERKTFHVDDLDFRTDLTALELSEMELPEGATANVEVGESYDFGAGVQVTVTNANDESETYTIKAGYQLPGSNFNSWKGNNVTPDSIWGNANTILTTTEKITSGSMIGAQIQTSSALTKMASGSLYTADFNPKGVGTLSMASSSTWPDGNELLDFGKPFNARPEFMEVKFSYDSKGDSCDIYILLENRTGDKNVNRKSSDVNKLVASAWFRSAKADNSGRENPDVVSVSEPDENKMRTLRLKLQYGEPLAGSPIENSSTFNTKLESSNKSAINNGLVQGTGDEPVTHIRVVFASSADGNHYKGTKGAILVIDEMKLIY
- a CDS encoding SUMF1/EgtB/PvdO family nonheme iron enzyme, which translates into the protein MANNEKNSTKNAQNAQGNQKKKNGKRNLVILILMFLLLICLFVVQCQLNKVKQQALEEQKLSELALRQQQILDSLRAEQAKADSLKALEEARIADSLRIADSIRTADSLANLPKVPAVNKDSIRAYRKFRRDSLARVNDSLARIERDRQDSLNKARFADSLRNSDKVPPTAEITPPAGRYYDPIKLKVKCDEIKCKTFVSIGDTLNPQDASKGIEYNKTGSVFFYATDSVGNRSAWEEAKYDMASDNICGKNAYPVPVGGKTVCVDAYEYPNQPDATPKDMVSQEEAARICKNEGKHLCTIEEWQAACRGKDGFKFSYGNGYKQSKCNTNTKAAKRSGRKTQCRSWYGMYDMNGNLWEWTASTSKQHPDKFLVAGGAWNTNNESSCSVSKFSFYPQNQYPSVGFRCCK